A genome region from Erigeron canadensis isolate Cc75 chromosome 3, C_canadensis_v1, whole genome shotgun sequence includes the following:
- the LOC122590810 gene encoding chromatin modification-related protein MEAF6-like: protein MESEGQQQQQNTSNNPSSMIAAVLSKRAKHHEDLRAIEKQVYDMETAYLQDSSQLGNVLKGYEGFLSASKSTSLYKRSRKFQPEDRLFSLSSVTSPATEEQAAMGAASGMGPGKPKKGRPGPRDVRRIRQYSEPDFDYEDDPDLI, encoded by the exons ATGGAATCTGAAG ggcaacaacaacaacaaaacactTCCAACAATCCATCATCTATGATCGCAGCTGTTCTATCCAAAAGAGCCAAACATCATGAAGATCTCCGAGCCATTGAAAAACAG GTTTATGACATGGAGACGGCTTATTTACAGGATTCAAGCCAACTTGGAAATGTATTAAAAGGTTATGAAGGGTTTCTGTCAGCATCTAAGAGCACATCACT CTACAAGCGAAGTAGGAAATTTCAACCGGAAGATAGGCTCTTTTCACTATCTTCAGTCACCTCACCAGCA ACTGAAGAACAAGCTGCAATGGGAGCTGCATCTGGGATGGGACC GGGGAAACCGAAGAAGGGTAGGCCTGGACCGAGGGATGTGAGAAGAATCAGGCAATACAGTGAACCTGACTTCGACTATGAAGATGATCCAGATTTGATATga
- the LOC122592082 gene encoding probable inorganic phosphate transporter 1-7: protein MATAGNLKVLNALDGAKTQWYHFTAIVIAGMGFFTDAYDLFCISLVTKMLGRVYYTKTGSPKPGSLPPNVSAMVNGVALVGTLSGQLFFGWLGDKLGRKKVYGITLMLMCLCSIASGLSLGSTPKAVMTTLCFFRFWLGFGIGGDYPLSATIMSEYSNKKTRGGFIAAVFAMQGFGILGGGVFAIIISSVFNYQFKAPPYEVDPVRSTVPEADYVWRIILMAGALPALLTFYSRSKMPESPRYTALVAKNATKAASDMSKVLHMEIESEQQKVDVNTKESFGLFSKEFLKRHGLHLLGTTTTWFLLDIAFYSQNLFQKDIFTAIGWIPPAKTMNAIEEVYRIARAQTLIALCSTVPGYWFTVFLIDKIGRFTIQLLGFSMMTIFMFALAFPYNHWTRPENNIKFVVMYSFTFFFANFGPNTTTFVVPAEIFPARVRSTCHGISAASGKLGAMVGAFGFLYLAQNQDPTKTDAGYPAGIGVKNALIVLGVVNLLGTLCTLLVPESKGKSLEEMSGETGKETTDSQP, encoded by the coding sequence ATGGCAACTGCAGGGAATTTGAAAGTTCTTAATGCGCTCGATGGTGCAAAAACCCAATGGTATCACTTCACCGCAATAGTGATAGCAGGGATGGGTTTTTTCACAGATGCTTACGATCTCTTTTGTATATCTCTTGTAACAAAAATGCTTGGCCGCGTTTACTACACCAAAACGGGCTCACCCAAGCCTGGAAGTTTACCGCCTAATGTATCGGCTATGGTGAATGGGGTGGCGCTAGTTGGGACCCTCTCGGGTCAGTTGTTTTTCGGGTGGCTTGGTGATAAACTTGGAAGGAAGAAGGTGTATGGCATCACACTTATGCTTATGTGTCTTTGCTCTATTGCTTCCGGTTTGTCTTTAGGGAGCACACCAAAGGCTGTGATGACTACACTTTGCTTTTTCCGGTTCTGGCTTGGGTTTGGGATTGGAGGAGATTATCCGCTCTCTGCCACCATAATGTCCGAGTATTCAAACAAGAAAACTCGTGGTGGTTTCATTGCTGCGGTTTTTGCTATGCAAGGATTTGGAATTTTAGGAGGAGGGGTGTTTGCAATTATTATCTCGTCAGTGTTTAATTACCAGTTCAAAGCTCCACCATACGAGGTTGATCCCGTAAGGTCAACAGTTCCTGAAGCCGATTATGTTTGGAGGATTATTCTTATGGCCGGAGCTCTCCCGGCTCTCCTAACATTTTACTCAAGATCTAAGATGCCTGAATCTCCTCGTTACACTGCCTTAGTGGCCAAAAACGCTACCAAGGCGGCTTCAGATATGTCAAAAGTCTTGCATATGGAGATCGAGTCCGAGCAACAAAAGGTAGATGTGAATACAAAAGAAAGCTTCGGTCTCTTTAGTAAGGAGTTCCTCAAACGACACGGGTTACATTTGCTTGGAACCACCACTACATGGTTCCTGCTCGACATCGCATTCTACAGTCAAAATCTGTTCCAAAAAGACATATTCACAGCCATTGGTTGGATTCCACCAGCGAAAACAATGAACGCTATTGAAGAAGTTTACAGAATCGCAAGGGCACAAACACTTATTGCTCTTTGCAGCACTGTTCCGGGCTACTGGTTCACTGTCTTCTTGATCGATAAAATAGGACGATTCACGATCCAGCTACTTGGTTTCTCAATGATGACAATCTTTATGTTCGCCTTAGCATTCCCTTACAACCACTGGACTCGACCAGAAAACAATATCAAATTTGTGGTTATGTACTCGTTCACTTTCTTCTTTGCCAATTTCGGCCCCAACACCACCACCTTCGTGGTCCCTGCAGAGATCTTCCCAGCTAGGGTGAGGTCAACTTGCCATGGTATCTCAGCAGCATCAGGAAAACTAGGAGCAATGGTGGGTGCTTTCGGGTTCTTATATTTGGCTCAAAACCAAGATCCAACCAAGACAGATGCAGGTTATCCAGCAGGTATCGGAGTGAAAAATGCATTGATTGTATTAGGCGTAGTTAACCTTTTGGGAACTTTGTGTACTTTGTTAGTGCCTGAATCAAAAGGGAAGTCGCTCGAGGAAATGTCAGGGGAAACTGGGAAAGAAACCACTGATTCACAGCCTTAG
- the LOC122593389 gene encoding transcription factor MYB14-like: MVRAPCCDKMGLKKGPWTLQEDHILINYINMYGHGNWRALPKLAGLLRCGKSCRLRWTNYLSPDIKRGNFTREEEQTIIQLHAALGNRWSAIAARLPGRTDNEIKNVWHTYLKKRAVNEHENFEQQRDTLKEEDDVVVESSPSSSSSNKPSSEIINNNYSGGHNNPQTSSNTSDISSGISNDNGGDIQILLRNNNSQLMDDDFWSEIFSAGEISSMMTTTVEGEYKYTSSSIMHDDMHFWFNVFTKGDELL, translated from the exons ATGGTAAGAGCCCCATGTTGCGATAAGATGGGATTGAAGAAAGGCCCGTGGACGCTACAAGAAGACCACATCCTcatcaattacattaatatgTATGGTCATGGCAATTGGCGCGCTCTCCCTAAACTAGCTG GTTTATTGCGATGCGGAAAGAGTTGTAGGCTAAGATGGACTAATTATCTTAGCCCAGATATTAAAAGGGGCAACTTCACTCGAGAAGAAGAACAAACCATCATACAATTGCATGCAGCCTTGGGAAACag ATGGTCAGCCATTGCAGCACGACTACCAGGTCGTACAGATAACGAAATAAAAAACGTATGGCACACTTATTTGAAGAAGAGAGCAGTGAACGAGCATGAAAATTTTGAGCAGCAAAGAGACACATTAAAAGAAGAGGACGACGTCGTGGTGGAGTCATCACcgtcatcttcatcatctaatAAACCCTCCTCCGAAatcatcaataataattatagtGGCGGGCATAATAATCCCCAAACTAGTTCTAATACCAGTGACATATCTTCTGGGATCTCGAATGATAACGGTGGTGACATACAAATATTATTGAGGAATAATAATTCACAACTAATGGATGACGATTTTTGGTCGGAGATTTTCTCAGCTGGCGAAATTAGCTCCATGATGACTACTACTGTGGAAGGGGAGTACAAGTATACATCAAGCAGCATTATGCATGATGACATGCACTTTTGGTTCAATGTATTTACTAAAGGGGATGaattattataa
- the LOC122592081 gene encoding 11S globulin seed storage protein 2-like: MASKSLVLGFFLCLLSTTALATTRSTHLGGPEFCNLQQLYATQPNQLFQFEGGSIERWDVNDEQFQCVNVEPARVTIQPNSLFVPSFHPSPMLVFIEEGEGIMGVHFPGCAETFDTGVQQQQQQQQSRRMREQGQQQFSEEGDSHQNVHRFKRGDIIAIPAGVVHWAYNDGNQQVVAIIMNDINNPSNQLDLSPRTFFLAGGITNQHIQGQQQGHQQRRQGQQQQGYMNMNNIFSGFDTELLAEAYNTDPEIIQSMQRSTENGVIVTVKEPMRFVTPEYEQQGQFHHQSRRQQQGGPSNGLEEKICSSKVLFNLDNQREADVFSRQAGKLNTVTEHKLPILSYMDFSAEKGILQENAMLSPHWSINSHTVVYVLNGDARIQVVSNNGQAVLDQQVNRGDMFVVPQFFASTAQAGQNGFEWVAFKTNKSPMKSPLAGYTSVIRAMPLQVVANAYSVSPSQAQSLKTNRETESLLFSPQRTSRIS, encoded by the exons ATGGCTTCTAAATCACTTGTTCTAGgcttcttcctctgcctccttAGCACCACTGCTCTCGCCACCACTCGCTCGACTCACCTCGGCGGCCCTGAGTTCTGCAACCTACAGCAACTGTATGCCACCCAGCCTAACCAACTGTTTCAGTTTGAAGGTGGTTCCATTGAACGATGGGATGTAAATGATGAACAGTTTCAGTGTGTCAATGTGGAGCCTGCCAGGGTTACTATCCAACCCAACTCCCTTTTTGTTCCTAGCTTCCATCCATCTCCTATGCTTGTCTTCATTGaagaag GTGAAGGAATCATGGGAGTACACTTCCCTGGATGTGCCGAGACATTCGACACTGGTGTccaacaacaacagcaacaacaacaatccCGTCGTATGCGCGAGCAAGGACAACAACAATTTAGTGAAGAAGGCGATTCTCACCAGAATGTACACCGCTTTAAACGAGGTGACATCATCGCTATTCCTGCTGGCGTTGTCCATTGGGCTTACAACGATGGCAACCAACAAGTTGTTGCTATCATCATGAATGACATCAACAACCCCTCTAACCAACTCGACTTGAGCCCCAGA ACATTTTTCCTTGCTGGTGGAATTACAAACCAACACATTCAAGGACAACAACAAGGTCACCAACAAAGGAGGCAGGGACAGCAGCAGCAAGGATACATGAACATGAACAACATCTTTTCCGGTTTCGACACCGAATTACTCGCTGAGGCTTACAACACTGACCCAGAAATCATCCAGAGCATGCAAAGGTCAACTGAAAATGGGGTCATTGTCACAGTCAAGGAACCCATGAGATTTGTGACTCCAGAATACGAACAACAAGGACAGTTCCATCATCAGTCACGACGACAACAACAAGGCGGTCCATCAAACGGCCTTGAAGAGAAAATCTGCAGCTCTAAAGTTCTGTTCAACTTAGATAACCAAAGAGAAGCCGACGTCTTTTCTCGACAAGCTGGAAAACTCAACACTGTCACCGAACACAAGTTGCCCATCCTTTCTTACATGGACTTCAGCGCCGAAAAAGGAATTCTTCAAGAg AACGCAATGTTATCACCACACTGGTCGATAAACAGCCACACCGTGGTCTACGTGCTCAACGGGGATGCACGAATCCAGGTCGTGTCAAACAACGGACAAGCAGTGTTGGACCAACAAGTGAACAGAGGTGACATGTTTGTCGTCCCACAGTTCTTCGCATCAACTGCTCAAGCTGGACAGAACGGGTTCGAATGGGTGGCATTCAAGACCAACAAGTCTCCAATGAAGAGCCCGTTAGCAGGGTACACATCAGTGATCCGAGCCATGCCACTTCAAGTGGTCGCAAACGCATACTCTGTCTCGCCTAGCCAGGCCCAGAGCTTGAAAACCAACAGGGAGACCGAAAGTCTTTTGTTCTCTCCGCAAAGAACTAGCCGAATTTCTTAA
- the LOC122590809 gene encoding actin-depolymerizing factor-like — translation MSFRFRGGVAGANAISGVDVADHCKEAFLELQRKKAHRYVIFKIDDNKNEVVVDKTGSPSESYEDFISELPENDCRYAVFDFDFVTSDNCQKSKIFFIAWSPESSQIRAKMLYATSKSKLRRDLDGVHYEIQATDPEEMELGALRERVN, via the exons ATGTCGTTTCGATTCCGAGGTGGAGTAGCAGGA GCAAATGCTATCTCAGGGGTTGATGTTGCTGACCACTGCAAAGAAGCGTTCTTGGAACTGCAAAGAAAGAAGGCGCACCGTTATGTGATATTTAAGATTGATGACAATAAAAATGAAGTTGTTGTTGATAAGACAGGGAGTCCTTCTGAGAGTTACGAAGATTTCATATCAGAATTGCCAGAGAATGATTGCAGATATGCtgtctttgactttgactttgtgACTTCTGACAATTGTCAAAAGAGCAAGATTTTCTTCATTGCTTG GTCGCCAGAATCCTCCCAGATCCGTGCCAAAATGTTGTATGCAACTTCTAAAAGCAAACTAAGACGGGATTTAGATGGTGTTCACTATGAAATTCAAGCTACTGATCCTGAAGAGATGGAGCTAGGAGCGCTCAGAGAACGTGTTAACTGA
- the LOC122590808 gene encoding protein root UVB sensitive 2, chloroplastic-like, with translation MDNKEAGKSLSVSWTETSDSVSRHFHFRPDGQFSVKVIDDSRPIIYKMTESFINQFFPSGFPYSVNEGYLRYTQFRALQHFSSAALSVLSTQSLLYAAGLRPTPAQATVVSWVLKDGMQHMGKLICSDLGAQMDSEPKRWRILADVLYDLGTGLEILAPLCPPLFLQTAGLGNFAKGMAVVAARSTRLPIYSSFAKEGNLSDLFAKGEAISTVFNVLGIGAGIQLVSTVCSSMQGKMVVGPLLSVIHIYGVCEEMRAAPVNTLNPQRTAMIVEEFLKTGKVSGPVDLRYKEDLLFPGRLIKGAGNVKVGRDLHTAIKPSKLKELKEIFPNEKFLLSYGNRWTDMVLEHNASGEDALRGWLVAVYASEMVKSVSERDSYVLQEAYKKMKSVMTSLLPQLQAKGWHTDRFLDGKGIRFGF, from the exons ATGGACAACAAAGAAGCAGGGAAATCGTTGTCTGTTTCATGGACTGAAACCTCGGATAGTGTTTCTCGTCATTTTCACTTCCGCCCCGACGGTCAATTTTCT gtGAAGGTGATTGACGATTCAAGACCTATTATCTACAAAATGACTGAATCCTTCATCAATCAGTTCTTCCCTTCTGGTTTTCCATATAG TGTCAATGAAGGATACCTTAGATACACTCAATTCCGTGCATTACAGCATTTTTCAAGTGCGGCACTATCCGTGTTGTCGACTCAG TCACTGTTATATGCTGCAGGTTTGAGACCTACACCTGCACAAGCAACTGTAGTTAGTTGG GTACTTAAAGACGGCATGCAGCACATGGGAAAGCTAATATGTAGTGATTTAGGTGCACAGATGGATTCAGAGCCCAAACGGTGGAGAATTTTGG ctgATGTGCTGTATGACTTGGGCACTGGTCTGGAAATTTTGGCTCCGTTATGCCCACCATTGTTTCTTCAAACAGCTGGCCTTGGGAATTTTGCAAAG GGGATGGCTGTGGTTGCTGCAAGATCGACAAGATTACCAATATATTCTTCCTTTGCCAAAGAGGGTAATCTTAGTGACTTATTTGCAAAAGGGGAGGCGATCTCTACTGTGTTTAATGTGCTTGGAATAGGAGCTGGAATTCAATTAGTCTCTACCGTTTGTTCATCAATGCAAGGGAAG ATGGTTGTTGGGCCCCTTCTTTccgttatacatatatatggtgtATGTGAAGAAATGCGGGCTGCTCCCGTCAACACTTTGAACCCACAAAGAACTGCAATGATCGTAGAAGAGTTTCTAAAG ACAGGAAAGGTATCGGGCCCTGTAGACCTAAGGTACAAAGAAGATCTGTTATTTCCTGGACGGCTGATAAAAGGTGCCGGAAATGTTAAAGTCGGTAGAGATTTGCATACTGCAATTAAGCCCTCAAAACTTAAGGAGCTCAAAGAAATCTTTCCAAATGAGAAGTTTCTGCTGAGTTATGGAAACAGGTGGACAGACATGGTGTTGGAGCATAATGCTAGCGGTGAAGATGCACTAAGAGGATGGCTGGTTGCAGTGTATGCTTCAGAAATGGTGAAATCTGTTTCTGAACGAGATTCCTATGTGTTACAAGAGGCATATAAGAAAATGAAGTCGGTAATGACTTCATTGCTTCCGCAATTACAAGCAAAAGGGTGGCATACTGACCGTTTTCTTGATGGAAAAGGTATACGTTTTGGTTTCTAG